One region of Termitidicoccus mucosus genomic DNA includes:
- a CDS encoding FG-GAP-like repeat-containing protein, whose translation MSHPVESTPRSSDCHSLPIPAALACAALVALFAAGTAPEAAAQQKKLPEKLTRLEHNNPSAVVNLGVGLWAWPVVSDLNGDGLPDLVVVAGASPDRGTYYFENTGRKDAATGMEVFKKAVYLGPGRNDVTPSYLPDGSVRVTAANYEYPDFLKAGINTKSKARKELPFIAKEIHKTSGRIRGEQWSFVDFDGDGKLDLVLGAGDWTDYGWDNAYDANGRWTNGPLHGFVYIMKNLGTNEKPRYAEPFRLKTDGRDIDQYGMPSPVFGDFRGTGKLDLICGEFVDGLTFYENIGTREKPDYAPGRRLTFDGAPLTMPLEMIVVTAQDWNKDGRLDLIVAQEDGYVALLENTGNIIKSEQRSNPRDEPLVRNMPEFKPPRFFRQEADHVKFGVLTTPVAVDWDGDGLIDILTGNTAGEMAFIKNLGGSPARWAAPEFLEADGKRIWIQAGYNGSIQGPAEAKWGYTNIHVADWDGDGLPDIMTNSIIGKILWYKNTGTRSQPKLAAAQPVRAAWDGPVQKPAWNWWDPEGDELVLQWRCTPYMIDIDGDGVPDLVAPDHEGYLAFFKHVVRDGNHFVLPGRRIFRMQGLSEFNSSGVAKEDGESDGPLRMNYGEAGRSGRRTFEFADWDGDGKLDLLVNTVNINLYKNVSRKPGEWIFKDMGPVDGKKLAGHSTSPTTADWDGDGIKELLVGAEDGFFYLMKNPRAEK comes from the coding sequence ATGTCCCATCCAGTTGAATCCACTCCCCGGTCCTCTGATTGTCATTCCCTTCCTATCCCGGCTGCGCTGGCTTGCGCTGCGCTGGTGGCGTTGTTTGCCGCCGGAACCGCCCCCGAGGCCGCCGCCCAGCAGAAAAAACTGCCCGAAAAACTCACCCGGCTCGAACACAACAATCCCTCCGCCGTCGTGAACCTCGGCGTCGGCCTCTGGGCCTGGCCGGTGGTGAGCGACCTCAACGGAGACGGCCTGCCCGACCTCGTGGTGGTGGCCGGAGCATCCCCTGATCGCGGCACTTATTACTTTGAGAACACCGGACGCAAGGATGCCGCCACCGGCATGGAGGTTTTCAAGAAGGCCGTTTACCTCGGCCCCGGCCGCAACGATGTCACGCCCTCCTACCTGCCCGATGGCAGCGTGCGCGTGACCGCCGCAAATTATGAGTATCCCGATTTTCTGAAGGCAGGCATCAATACAAAGAGCAAAGCGCGCAAGGAGCTTCCCTTCATCGCCAAGGAGATCCACAAAACCTCCGGACGCATCCGCGGCGAGCAGTGGAGCTTCGTCGATTTCGACGGCGACGGGAAGCTCGACCTCGTGCTCGGCGCCGGCGACTGGACGGATTACGGATGGGACAACGCCTACGATGCCAACGGCCGCTGGACGAACGGCCCTTTGCACGGGTTCGTTTATATAATGAAGAACCTCGGCACGAACGAGAAACCCCGTTACGCCGAGCCCTTCCGCCTGAAAACCGACGGACGCGACATCGACCAATACGGCATGCCCTCGCCGGTGTTCGGCGATTTCCGCGGCACCGGGAAACTCGACCTCATCTGCGGCGAGTTTGTGGACGGCCTCACCTTTTATGAAAACATCGGCACGCGCGAAAAGCCCGACTATGCCCCGGGCCGCCGCCTGACTTTCGACGGCGCGCCGCTCACCATGCCGCTCGAGATGATCGTGGTCACGGCCCAAGACTGGAACAAGGACGGCAGGCTCGACCTCATCGTCGCCCAGGAGGACGGCTATGTGGCGCTGCTCGAAAACACCGGAAATATTATAAAGTCGGAGCAGCGCTCCAATCCGCGCGACGAGCCGCTCGTGCGCAACATGCCCGAGTTCAAGCCGCCGCGCTTCTTCCGGCAGGAAGCCGACCACGTGAAGTTCGGCGTGCTCACCACGCCGGTGGCGGTGGACTGGGACGGCGACGGATTGATCGACATATTGACCGGCAACACCGCGGGCGAGATGGCCTTTATCAAAAACCTCGGCGGCAGTCCCGCCCGCTGGGCCGCGCCCGAGTTTCTCGAGGCGGATGGCAAACGCATCTGGATTCAGGCCGGCTACAACGGCTCCATCCAGGGGCCCGCCGAGGCCAAATGGGGTTATACCAACATCCATGTCGCCGACTGGGACGGAGACGGTCTGCCGGACATCATGACCAATTCCATCATCGGAAAAATCCTTTGGTATAAAAACACCGGCACCCGTTCGCAGCCGAAACTCGCCGCCGCGCAGCCCGTCCGCGCGGCGTGGGACGGTCCGGTCCAAAAACCGGCGTGGAACTGGTGGGACCCCGAGGGCGACGAACTGGTGCTCCAGTGGCGCTGCACGCCCTACATGATCGATATCGACGGCGACGGCGTCCCCGATCTCGTCGCGCCCGACCACGAGGGTTACCTCGCGTTCTTCAAGCACGTTGTCCGCGACGGAAACCATTTCGTGCTGCCCGGCCGGCGCATCTTCAGGATGCAGGGGCTGTCTGAGTTCAACTCCAGCGGCGTGGCCAAAGAGGACGGCGAGTCGGACGGCCCGCTGCGCATGAATTACGGCGAGGCCGGCCGCAGCGGACGGCGCACCTTCGAGTTTGCCGACTGGGACGGCGACGGGAAGCTCGACCTGCTCGTCAACACCGTGAATATCAATCTCTATAAAAACGTGTCCCGGAAGCCCGGCGAATGGATTTTCAAGGACATGGGGCCGGTGGACGGCAAAAAGCTCGCCGGACACAGCACCTCGCCGACCACCGCGGATTGGGACGGCGACGGCATCAAGGAGCTGCTCGTCGGCGCCGAGGACGGGTTTTTCTACCTGATGAAAAATCCGCGCGCGGAAAAATAA